The proteins below are encoded in one region of Pseudomonas putida S13.1.2:
- a CDS encoding autotransporter assembly complex protein TamA translates to MTYSGRFTWGLVFWAASFAAWGQSELLVKVKPANKALKANVEGYIGTLGDRDEEALLRFSRGAEEQARKAAQALGYYQAQIDTEVKPPSDADHSPQLIININPGEAIRLRNVTVRIEGPASEMKAFRVPDSKALRAGEQLNHGNYEDAKRLIQNQASRYGFFSGRFSRQRLAVDPQAGVADIELVYQSGPRYRLGAVTFGGDTPLDDDLLQRMVSFKPGTPYDSELIAELNNDLQSSGYFEGVRVDAAPTAAVGEEIPVDVRLETRKPRTMGLGLGFSTDVGPRGKANWTRHWVNPQGHSYGWETELSAPRQNVGLWYDIPLDPPLTDKLRFAGGYQNEELAGTDTLSKLLTVGPEWHSKLPSGWQRVISLKYQREEYRLGDDSGLSNLLMPGVSYSFLRSDNRIDPHNGYRLQFDAQVAKEGLVSDTNLLHGNVLLKGLTTLGHNHRLLGRVQFGGSATNGFKNNIPPSLRFFAGGDQSVRGYDYQTLSPKNSDGDRIGGRYLVAGSVEYQYSLTEKWRIATFVDQGNSFNNLELPSLKTGVGFGVRWVSPVGPLRLDLAKALDDEGGIRLHFSMGPEL, encoded by the coding sequence ATGACGTATTCAGGAAGATTCACCTGGGGCCTGGTTTTCTGGGCCGCCAGTTTCGCCGCATGGGGCCAGAGCGAGTTGCTGGTGAAGGTAAAACCAGCCAACAAGGCGCTCAAGGCCAATGTCGAAGGCTATATAGGCACCCTTGGTGACCGCGATGAAGAAGCATTGTTACGCTTCAGTCGCGGGGCAGAGGAGCAGGCGCGCAAAGCCGCGCAGGCACTTGGCTACTACCAGGCGCAGATCGATACCGAGGTCAAGCCTCCCAGCGATGCAGACCATTCCCCGCAACTGATCATCAACATCAACCCAGGTGAGGCGATTCGCCTGCGCAACGTGACCGTGCGCATCGAAGGCCCGGCCAGCGAAATGAAGGCCTTTCGCGTGCCCGACAGCAAGGCGCTGCGCGCAGGCGAGCAACTCAACCACGGCAATTACGAGGATGCCAAGAGGCTGATCCAGAACCAGGCGTCGCGCTACGGCTTTTTCAGTGGCCGCTTCAGCCGTCAGCGCCTGGCGGTCGACCCGCAGGCCGGTGTGGCCGATATCGAACTGGTCTACCAGAGTGGCCCGCGCTATCGCCTGGGCGCCGTCACTTTCGGCGGTGACACGCCGCTGGACGACGACCTGCTGCAGCGCATGGTTTCGTTCAAGCCGGGCACCCCCTACGATTCGGAACTGATCGCCGAACTGAACAATGACCTGCAATCGAGCGGCTATTTCGAAGGCGTGCGGGTGGATGCTGCGCCCACCGCCGCCGTGGGTGAAGAAATCCCGGTGGATGTCCGCCTGGAAACCCGCAAGCCACGCACCATGGGGTTGGGCCTTGGCTTCTCGACCGACGTCGGGCCGCGTGGCAAGGCCAACTGGACCCGCCATTGGGTCAACCCGCAGGGCCACAGTTACGGTTGGGAAACCGAGCTGTCCGCACCCAGGCAGAACGTTGGCCTGTGGTACGACATCCCCCTGGACCCGCCACTGACCGACAAGCTGCGCTTCGCCGGCGGTTACCAGAACGAGGAACTAGCCGGTACCGATACCCTCAGCAAACTGCTGACAGTCGGCCCCGAGTGGCACAGCAAGCTGCCCAGCGGCTGGCAGCGGGTCATTTCGCTCAAGTACCAGCGCGAAGAGTATCGCCTGGGTGACGATTCCGGTTTGAGCAACCTGTTGATGCCTGGCGTGAGCTATTCCTTCCTGCGCAGCGACAACCGCATCGACCCGCACAACGGCTACCGCCTGCAGTTCGATGCACAGGTGGCCAAGGAAGGGCTGGTTTCCGACACCAACCTGTTGCACGGCAACGTACTGCTCAAAGGCTTGACCACCCTTGGCCACAACCACCGCCTTCTCGGTCGCGTCCAGTTCGGTGGCAGCGCGACCAATGGCTTCAAGAACAACATTCCGCCGTCGCTGCGCTTTTTCGCCGGTGGCGACCAGAGCGTGCGTGGCTACGACTACCAGACCCTGTCGCCCAAGAACAGCGATGGCGACCGTATCGGCGGGCGCTACCTGGTGGCTGGCAGTGTCGAGTATCAGTATTCGCTGACCGAAAAGTGGCGGATCGCGACGTTTGTCGACCAGGGCAACTCGTTCAACAACCTTGAGCTGCCCAGCCTCAAGACCGGTGTCGGTTTTGGTGTGCGCTGGGTATCGCCGGTCGGGCCGTTGCGCCTGGACCTGGCCAAGGCGCTGGATGACGAAGGGGGCATTCGCCTGCACTTTTCCATGGGGCCTGAGCTGTGA
- a CDS encoding GNAT family N-acetyltransferase: MPETTAAPAQVCLLDDGYSREARSLLYNAYRHEPTFAYIFEAQRPGYEQRLRVMVREWVRQHFYLQLPAIGLLVDDRLIALALIVPPLRRLGVADSWAWRLRMILGTGLRCTRRYMDYQAALATCLPTDQVHVLPLLGVHPQFQGKHYGEQLLQAVHDWCADDPGTHGVVLDTGNEHYLAFYQRQGYEEIGEVAVGPIRERVFFHPNPVSSTSTFA, from the coding sequence ATGCCCGAAACCACTGCCGCTCCGGCTCAAGTCTGCCTGCTCGATGACGGCTACAGCCGCGAGGCGCGTTCGCTGCTGTACAACGCCTACCGCCACGAACCTACCTTTGCCTATATCTTCGAAGCCCAGCGCCCGGGGTATGAGCAACGCTTGCGGGTAATGGTGCGCGAATGGGTACGCCAGCATTTCTACCTGCAATTACCTGCCATCGGCTTGCTGGTGGACGACCGCCTGATTGCCCTGGCCCTGATCGTGCCGCCGCTGCGCCGCTTGGGCGTGGCCGACAGCTGGGCCTGGCGCCTGCGCATGATCCTGGGCACCGGCCTGCGCTGCACGCGGCGCTACATGGACTACCAGGCCGCCCTGGCCACCTGCCTGCCAACCGATCAGGTGCATGTGTTGCCATTGCTGGGGGTACACCCGCAATTTCAGGGCAAGCACTACGGTGAGCAACTGTTACAGGCCGTGCACGACTGGTGCGCGGACGACCCCGGCACACACGGCGTGGTGCTGGACACCGGCAACGAGCACTACCTGGCCTTCTACCAGCGCCAGGGCTATGAAGAGATTGGTGAGGTCGCCGTAGGACCGATCCGGGAACGCGTGTTCTTCCATCCAAATCCAGTCTCTTCAACTTCCACTTTTGCCTGA
- the xthA gene encoding exodeoxyribonuclease III — translation MKIVCFNINGLRARPHQLAALIEKHQPDVIGLQETKVSDDQFPLADVQALGYHVHYHGQKGHYGVALLSRQAPLSLHKGFATDEEEAQRRFIWGTFADADGNPITIMNGYFPQGESRDHPTKFPAKQRFYSDLQALLEGQFRNDQPLLVMGDMNISPQDCDIGIGPDNAKRWLKTGKCSFLPEEREWMERLKGWGLVDSFRHLHPDVNDRFSWFDYRSRGFEDDPKRGLRIDLIMASQHLVPRIKAAGVDYELRGMEKPSDHAPIWLELS, via the coding sequence ATGAAGATCGTCTGTTTCAACATCAACGGCCTGCGAGCCCGCCCGCACCAGCTGGCAGCGCTGATCGAAAAGCACCAGCCAGACGTGATCGGCCTGCAGGAAACCAAGGTCAGCGACGATCAGTTCCCGCTGGCCGACGTGCAAGCGCTGGGTTACCACGTGCACTACCACGGCCAGAAAGGCCACTACGGCGTAGCGCTGCTGTCGCGCCAGGCCCCGTTGAGCCTGCACAAAGGCTTTGCCACCGATGAAGAAGAGGCCCAGCGCCGCTTCATCTGGGGCACCTTCGCCGATGCCGATGGCAACCCGATCACCATCATGAACGGCTATTTCCCCCAGGGCGAAAGCCGCGACCACCCCACCAAGTTCCCGGCCAAGCAGCGTTTCTACAGCGACCTGCAGGCACTGCTGGAAGGCCAGTTCCGCAACGACCAGCCACTGCTGGTCATGGGCGACATGAACATCTCGCCGCAGGACTGCGACATCGGTATCGGCCCGGACAACGCCAAGCGCTGGTTGAAGACCGGCAAGTGCAGCTTCCTGCCAGAAGAGCGTGAGTGGATGGAGCGCTTGAAAGGCTGGGGCCTGGTTGACAGCTTCCGCCACCTGCATCCGGACGTGAACGACCGTTTCAGCTGGTTCGACTACCGCAGCCGTGGTTTCGAGGACGATCCCAAGCGTGGCCTGCGCATCGACCTGATCATGGCCTCGCAGCACCTGGTGCCGCGGATCAAGGCTGCGGGCGTGGACTATGAGTTGCGTGGCATGGAAAAGCCGTCGGACCATGCGCCGATCTGGCTGGAGTTGAGCTGA
- a CDS encoding anti-sigma factor family protein, with amino-acid sequence MTRLIPSEDELHAYVDERLTPVRRAEVQAWLAANPQAAARVEGWRADARRLRTALAGFGELPGATQLDLGQLRRQLRQRRQRRWAAAAVVMLALGVGGLGGWQVRDASLARAELPMADAVQAHRLFAGSEALDVQASDAGQLRDWLGRHFSRVGQLPDLAGYGFKPVGARLLSNEQGPAALLVFEDGKGQRISLFLRSPGELYRRMPDGQRVDGQLEARYWSHGAYNFALVSAADDVRGAGVGEALRLGL; translated from the coding sequence ATGACCCGTCTGATCCCCAGCGAAGACGAATTGCACGCTTACGTTGATGAGCGCCTGACGCCTGTGCGCCGGGCCGAGGTGCAGGCCTGGCTGGCGGCCAACCCGCAGGCTGCGGCGCGCGTGGAGGGCTGGCGCGCCGATGCCCGCCGGTTGCGCACCGCGCTGGCCGGGTTTGGCGAACTGCCCGGGGCGACGCAGCTGGACCTTGGGCAGTTGCGTCGGCAATTGCGCCAGCGTCGGCAGCGGCGCTGGGCAGCAGCGGCGGTGGTGATGCTGGCATTGGGCGTGGGAGGGCTGGGCGGTTGGCAGGTGCGCGATGCGTCCCTGGCACGCGCCGAGCTGCCCATGGCCGACGCCGTCCAGGCGCACCGTTTGTTTGCCGGCAGCGAGGCGCTGGATGTCCAGGCCAGTGATGCGGGGCAGTTGCGCGACTGGTTGGGGCGGCATTTCAGCCGCGTGGGGCAATTGCCGGACCTGGCAGGCTATGGCTTCAAACCGGTGGGGGCGCGCTTGCTTAGCAACGAGCAGGGGCCGGCGGCGCTGCTGGTGTTTGAAGATGGCAAGGGCCAGCGCATCAGCCTGTTCCTGCGCTCACCGGGCGAGCTTTATCGGCGCATGCCAGACGGGCAGAGGGTCGATGGCCAGCTGGAAGCGCGGTACTGGTCGCATGGGGCTTACAACTTTGCCTTGGTCAGCGCGGCAGACGATGTGCGTGGGGCCGGGGTGGGGGAGGCGTTGCGGTTGGGGTTGTGA
- a CDS encoding sigma-70 family RNA polymerase sigma factor → MHDLDDHQWRELLARLRRFAVWLTREPGSADDLVQATVERALSRRDQQRDAEALRAWLFTILYRLFLDGKRRDRLHARWLSWFGRAEYEEEPLGGNLEASVLAQADLQAFARLTAEQRALLLLISIEGLSYKEAAQALGIPIGTVMSRLSRARSALRELTEGNPQPPALRRLK, encoded by the coding sequence ATGCATGATCTGGACGACCACCAGTGGCGCGAGCTGCTGGCCCGCCTGCGCCGCTTTGCCGTGTGGCTGACCCGCGAGCCGGGCAGCGCCGATGACCTGGTGCAGGCCACGGTCGAGCGGGCCCTGAGCCGACGCGACCAGCAACGCGACGCCGAGGCGCTGCGGGCCTGGCTGTTTACCATCCTCTATCGGCTTTTTCTTGATGGTAAGCGCCGCGACCGCCTGCATGCCCGCTGGCTGTCTTGGTTTGGGCGTGCCGAGTACGAGGAGGAGCCGCTCGGGGGCAACCTTGAGGCCAGTGTTCTGGCCCAAGCCGACTTGCAGGCGTTTGCCCGGCTGACGGCCGAACAGCGCGCCTTGCTACTGCTTATCAGCATTGAAGGCTTGAGTTACAAGGAAGCCGCCCAGGCCTTGGGCATCCCCATCGGCACTGTGATGTCGCGCCTGTCGCGCGCCCGCAGTGCCTTGCGCGAACTGACCGAGGGCAACCCCCAGCCCCCGGCCTTGCGGAGACTGAAATGA
- a CDS encoding catalase family peroxidase, whose protein sequence is MTMNSPLHGPAKAWRLAAIGAVMLAAGAGFAYTAGWLGETRLTPQRIIDTFEAQAGHYPGYRKNHAKGLCVSGYFQASGQAANLSTARVFSQAHVPVIGRFAIGGANPFAPDTGIPVRSLAIQLSTDDGQVWRTGMNNPPVLAISTPQGFYEQVLANTPDPATGKPNPASLQAFFAAHPESAAFRQWAAGYKPSNSFASTQYHSINAFHLIDAGGVRHPVRWQLEPQTAFAALPTQIDDKQFLQHDLQQRLAQGPLRWTLRLVLAEPDDAVDDPARPWPAERRSVDAGTLVLEQVDAPEQGACRDLNFDPLILPRGIEASADPILAARSAAYSESFNRRSRESLSIGARP, encoded by the coding sequence ATGACCATGAACTCACCTTTGCACGGGCCAGCGAAAGCCTGGCGCCTGGCTGCCATCGGCGCCGTGATGCTGGCCGCAGGCGCCGGCTTTGCCTATACCGCCGGCTGGCTCGGCGAAACCCGGCTGACGCCACAGCGCATCATTGACACCTTCGAGGCACAGGCAGGGCACTACCCAGGCTATCGCAAGAACCACGCAAAAGGCCTGTGTGTCAGCGGCTACTTCCAGGCCAGCGGGCAGGCCGCCAACCTCTCTACTGCGCGCGTATTCAGCCAGGCGCACGTACCGGTGATCGGCCGTTTCGCCATTGGCGGTGCCAACCCGTTTGCACCGGACACCGGCATACCCGTGCGCAGCCTGGCCATTCAGCTGAGCACCGACGATGGGCAGGTCTGGCGCACCGGCATGAACAACCCGCCAGTGCTGGCAATCAGCACACCGCAAGGGTTCTACGAGCAAGTGCTGGCGAACACGCCAGACCCGGCCACCGGCAAACCGAACCCTGCCAGCCTGCAGGCGTTTTTCGCAGCCCACCCGGAGAGCGCGGCGTTTCGCCAATGGGCGGCGGGCTATAAGCCCAGCAACAGCTTCGCCAGCACCCAGTACCACAGCATCAACGCCTTTCACCTGATCGACGCAGGCGGCGTGCGCCACCCGGTGCGCTGGCAGCTTGAGCCGCAAACCGCGTTTGCCGCGCTGCCTACCCAGATCGATGACAAACAGTTCCTGCAGCACGACCTGCAGCAACGCCTGGCCCAAGGCCCGCTGCGCTGGACGCTTCGCCTGGTGCTGGCCGAACCCGACGATGCGGTGGACGACCCTGCCCGGCCCTGGCCTGCCGAGCGGCGCAGCGTAGACGCCGGCACCCTGGTGCTGGAACAGGTCGACGCCCCTGAGCAGGGAGCATGCCGCGACCTCAACTTCGACCCGTTGATCCTGCCCCGTGGCATAGAGGCATCTGCCGACCCGATCCTCGCCGCCCGTTCGGCTGCCTACTCGGAATCGTTCAACCGCCGCAGCCGTGAATCGCTCAGCATCGGAGCCCGCCCATGA
- a CDS encoding cytochrome b, translating to MKPEAFHPFARLLHWLMAVLILAMLFIGVSMVADLSLRHPVLIGLHKATGLALLVLVVLRIGVRLAVPHPPLPQDLPTLQRWAAGASHLLLYGLMLAMPLLGWAMLSAGDYPRPLGLPAIAPHNLQLYAVLRMAHSWAGYLLFATVLVHVGAALMHAWVRRDGVLRSMRPGPLRRSE from the coding sequence ATGAAACCCGAAGCCTTCCACCCTTTCGCCCGCCTGCTGCACTGGCTGATGGCCGTGCTGATCCTGGCCATGCTGTTCATTGGTGTGAGCATGGTTGCAGACCTGTCACTACGCCACCCTGTACTGATCGGGTTGCACAAGGCCACAGGCCTGGCACTGCTGGTGCTGGTAGTGCTGCGTATCGGCGTGCGCCTGGCCGTGCCTCACCCACCCTTGCCGCAAGACCTGCCAACCCTGCAGCGCTGGGCCGCCGGCGCCTCGCACTTGCTGCTCTATGGCCTGATGCTGGCCATGCCGCTACTGGGCTGGGCCATGCTGTCGGCTGGTGACTACCCTCGCCCGCTGGGCTTGCCCGCCATCGCCCCGCACAACCTGCAACTGTATGCCGTGCTGCGCATGGCGCACAGCTGGGCCGGCTACCTGCTGTTCGCCACGGTGCTGGTGCATGTGGGTGCAGCCTTGATGCACGCGTGGGTGCGCCGCGACGGCGTGTTGCGTAGCATGCGGCCTGGCCCCCTGCGCCGCAGCGAATGA
- a CDS encoding MFS transporter encodes MNVAKDPATLKPASTLDLRPLLLANMACTMSMMAFVALIGPIARQLGMATWQAGAAVTVAGVVWVLLARPWGRAADRLGRRRILLLGTAGFTLAYWLLCLFVEGALRWLPGATAAFIGLMVARGCIGAFYAAIPVGCNALIADHVEPQRRARAMASLGAANAVGLVVGPALAALLARHSLSLPFHIMSLLPASAFLVLLFTLKPQALPHNYAPSPVRLNDPRLRRPLLVAFSAMLSVTVSQIIVGFFALDRLHLGPAEAAQAAGIALTTVGVALMLSQVLLRKLEWPPLKMIRVGATVSALGFACGSLATSAPWLWGCYFVAAAGMGFVFPSFSALAANAMHASEQGATAGSIGAAQGMGAVIGPLAGTLVYALDPRLPFLAVAALLLLVGLWPMPRDQRA; translated from the coding sequence ATGAACGTCGCAAAGGATCCTGCAACCCTTAAACCTGCCAGCACCCTGGACTTGCGTCCGCTGCTGCTGGCCAACATGGCCTGTACCATGTCGATGATGGCCTTCGTCGCCCTGATCGGCCCGATTGCCCGCCAACTCGGCATGGCCACCTGGCAGGCCGGCGCTGCCGTGACGGTGGCCGGCGTGGTCTGGGTGCTCCTGGCCCGGCCCTGGGGCCGTGCGGCAGATCGCCTGGGCCGGCGACGTATCCTGTTGCTGGGGACCGCCGGCTTCACCCTGGCTTACTGGCTGTTATGCCTGTTTGTCGAGGGCGCGCTGCGCTGGCTGCCGGGCGCGACCGCAGCGTTCATCGGCCTGATGGTCGCACGCGGCTGCATCGGCGCCTTCTATGCGGCTATCCCGGTAGGCTGCAATGCGCTGATCGCCGACCATGTCGAGCCGCAGCGTCGTGCTCGGGCCATGGCCTCGCTGGGGGCGGCCAACGCGGTCGGCCTGGTGGTGGGGCCGGCGCTGGCGGCGCTACTGGCTCGGCATAGCCTGAGCCTGCCTTTCCATATCATGTCGCTGCTGCCCGCCAGTGCCTTTCTCGTGCTGTTGTTCACCCTCAAGCCGCAGGCGCTGCCCCACAACTATGCCCCGAGCCCGGTGCGCTTGAACGACCCACGCCTGCGCCGGCCCTTGCTGGTAGCGTTCAGCGCCATGCTCAGCGTAACCGTGTCGCAGATCATTGTCGGCTTCTTCGCCCTTGACCGCCTGCACCTGGGCCCTGCTGAAGCTGCCCAGGCGGCCGGCATCGCGCTGACCACGGTGGGCGTGGCACTGATGCTGTCACAGGTGCTGCTGCGCAAGCTGGAATGGCCGCCACTGAAAATGATCCGGGTAGGGGCCACGGTTTCGGCCCTGGGCTTTGCCTGCGGCTCGCTCGCGACCAGCGCACCTTGGCTGTGGGGCTGCTACTTCGTCGCGGCAGCGGGCATGGGCTTTGTGTTCCCGTCGTTTTCAGCGCTGGCGGCCAATGCCATGCACGCCTCCGAACAAGGTGCCACAGCCGGTTCCATTGGTGCGGCCCAGGGCATGGGGGCGGTGATCGGCCCACTGGCTGGCACCCTGGTGTATGCCCTCGATCCGCGCCTGCCATTCCTGGCCGTGGCCGCGCTGTTGCTGCTGGTCGGGCTATGGCCGATGCCGCGCGACCAGCGTGCCTGA
- a CDS encoding cupin domain-containing protein has protein sequence MDTGTRLKLVRERNNLSQRELARRSGLTNSTISQIEQNRVSPSVSSLKKLLEGIPMSLAEFFSFDEPVREERFVFRGGEQPDLGRNGLRMLLVGASVEGRQMRMLRELYAPGADSGEPIVHAEGEECGLVTRGTVELWVDGQVSVLNSGDGYYIPTTLPHSFKNIGQDEAEIISANTPANF, from the coding sequence ATGGACACGGGGACGCGACTCAAACTGGTGCGTGAACGCAACAACCTCTCCCAACGGGAACTGGCCCGCCGCAGCGGGCTGACCAATTCGACGATCTCGCAGATCGAGCAGAATCGCGTCAGCCCTTCGGTCAGCTCCCTGAAAAAACTGCTCGAAGGCATTCCCATGAGCCTGGCGGAGTTCTTCAGCTTCGACGAGCCGGTGCGTGAAGAACGCTTTGTGTTCCGCGGCGGCGAGCAGCCAGATCTGGGCCGTAACGGCCTGCGCATGCTGCTGGTCGGTGCCAGTGTCGAGGGCCGCCAGATGCGCATGCTGCGCGAACTGTACGCACCGGGGGCGGATTCCGGCGAGCCGATCGTGCATGCCGAGGGCGAAGAGTGTGGCCTGGTCACCCGCGGCACCGTGGAGCTGTGGGTCGATGGCCAGGTTAGCGTGCTCAACTCGGGCGACGGCTACTACATCCCCACTACCCTGCCACACAGCTTCAAGAACATCGGCCAGGACGAGGCCGAGATCATCAGCGCCAATACGCCGGCGAATTTCTGA
- a CDS encoding DUF7693 family protein: protein MTRSASLNTRAIYQSLRNAALGVYHLKVSARREGGLVDVDIQGWHLTLALDAEGMAHCISCQSPDGQQAGTEDWQRYGTNPVDLLSLWERTQLEKLLAP from the coding sequence TTGACGCGCAGCGCTTCGCTGAACACCCGGGCCATCTATCAGAGCCTGCGCAACGCGGCCCTTGGCGTATATCACCTTAAGGTGAGTGCACGGCGCGAAGGCGGCTTGGTCGATGTCGACATCCAGGGCTGGCATTTGACGCTGGCCCTCGATGCCGAAGGCATGGCGCATTGCATCAGTTGCCAATCCCCTGACGGCCAGCAGGCCGGGACCGAGGACTGGCAACGCTACGGCACCAACCCGGTCGACCTGCTCAGCCTGTGGGAACGCACTCAGCTCGAGAAGCTGCTGGCCCCCTGA
- a CDS encoding 2-hydroxychromene-2-carboxylate isomerase, which produces MHKTVDFYFDLGSPASYLAWTQLPGLCARQGATLHMRPMLLGGVFQATGNASPAMVPAKGRYMFTDLARFAARYGVPFGLPPGFPVNTLTLMRGVMGTQLRSPERLEALLKVLFNGLWVQRRNLSDSAILDETLSQAGFDPQAFHALAADPEVKAALKQATEVAVERGVFGAPTCFVGEAMFFGQDRLDFVEEALSQGASSFSS; this is translated from the coding sequence ATGCACAAGACTGTCGATTTCTATTTTGACCTGGGCAGCCCGGCCAGCTACCTGGCCTGGACTCAACTCCCGGGCCTGTGTGCCCGCCAGGGTGCCACGCTGCATATGCGGCCCATGCTGCTGGGCGGGGTGTTCCAGGCTACCGGCAATGCTTCGCCGGCCATGGTCCCGGCCAAGGGGCGCTACATGTTCACGGACCTGGCACGCTTTGCCGCGCGCTATGGGGTGCCATTCGGGCTGCCACCGGGGTTTCCGGTCAATACCTTGACCTTGATGCGCGGGGTAATGGGTACCCAGTTGCGCTCGCCGGAGCGGTTGGAGGCGTTGCTGAAGGTGCTGTTCAATGGGCTGTGGGTGCAGCGCCGCAACCTGAGCGACAGCGCCATTCTGGACGAAACACTGAGCCAGGCAGGGTTCGACCCGCAGGCGTTTCACGCGCTGGCGGCTGACCCTGAAGTGAAAGCAGCGCTCAAGCAGGCCACCGAGGTGGCCGTCGAACGCGGGGTATTTGGCGCGCCGACCTGCTTTGTCGGTGAGGCAATGTTCTTTGGGCAGGACCGCCTGGACTTTGTCGAGGAGGCGTTAAGTCAGGGGGCCAGCAGCTTCTCGAGCTGA
- a CDS encoding SDR family oxidoreductase codes for MSEQQKVVLVIGAGDATGGEIAKRFAREGYIACVTRRQAEKLQPLLEEIRAAGGQAHGFGSDARKEEEVAALVETIERDIGPIEAFVFNIGANVPCSILEETPRKYFKIWEMACFAGFLSAQAVARRMVQRERGTILFTGATAGTRGAAGFAAFAGAKHGLRALAQSMARELGPRNIHVAHVVVDGAIDTAFIRDSFPERYALKDQDGILAPAHIADSYWFLHAQPRDAWTFELDLRPWMERW; via the coding sequence ATGTCAGAACAACAAAAAGTAGTGCTGGTGATCGGTGCGGGCGACGCCACCGGCGGCGAGATTGCCAAGCGCTTTGCCCGGGAGGGCTACATTGCCTGCGTGACGCGGCGGCAGGCAGAAAAGCTGCAACCGCTGCTAGAGGAAATACGCGCCGCTGGCGGCCAGGCCCATGGTTTTGGCTCCGATGCGCGCAAGGAGGAGGAGGTGGCAGCGCTGGTCGAGACTATCGAGCGCGATATCGGCCCTATTGAGGCGTTTGTTTTCAATATCGGCGCCAATGTGCCCTGCAGCATCCTTGAGGAAACCCCGCGCAAGTACTTCAAGATCTGGGAAATGGCCTGCTTCGCCGGCTTTCTTAGCGCTCAGGCGGTTGCCCGGCGCATGGTCCAGCGTGAGCGCGGCACGATCCTGTTCACCGGCGCCACCGCTGGCACCCGGGGTGCGGCAGGTTTCGCGGCTTTCGCCGGGGCCAAGCACGGCTTACGCGCCCTGGCCCAGAGCATGGCGCGAGAGTTGGGGCCACGGAATATCCATGTCGCGCATGTGGTGGTGGACGGGGCCATCGATACTGCCTTCATCCGCGACAGCTTCCCCGAGCGCTATGCCCTCAAGGACCAGGATGGCATCCTGGCCCCGGCGCACATTGCCGACAGCTACTGGTTCCTGCACGCCCAGCCGCGAGACGCCTGGACGTTCGAGCTGGACCTGCGTCCCTGGATGGAACGCTGGTAA
- a CDS encoding TetR/AcrR family transcriptional regulator has product MRYSNEHKQQTRERLLSSSGALAKRGGFSSTGVAGLMKAIGLTGGAFYNHFPSKDDLFTEVVRQELHNSPLARLATQGASRERLGRCLQQYLSLAHLHNAESGCPLPPLGVEIARAAAPVREEAEHWLVELHQAWSATLEDDQLAWVLISQCVGALMVGRMLATERVQSQVLDASRQFVEKALHEAD; this is encoded by the coding sequence ATGCGTTATTCCAACGAACACAAGCAGCAGACCCGCGAACGTTTGCTAAGCAGCAGTGGCGCGCTGGCCAAGCGTGGGGGCTTTTCCAGCACTGGCGTCGCCGGGCTGATGAAGGCAATCGGCCTGACCGGCGGCGCCTTTTACAACCACTTCCCTTCCAAGGACGACCTGTTTACCGAGGTGGTACGCCAGGAGCTGCACAACAGCCCGCTGGCCCGCCTGGCCACTCAGGGCGCCAGCCGCGAACGCCTGGGCCGCTGCCTGCAGCAGTACCTGAGCCTGGCTCACCTGCACAATGCCGAAAGCGGCTGCCCGCTGCCGCCGCTGGGCGTGGAAATCGCCCGGGCCGCAGCGCCGGTGCGCGAAGAGGCCGAGCACTGGCTGGTCGAATTGCACCAGGCCTGGAGCGCAACACTGGAGGATGATCAACTGGCCTGGGTGCTGATCAGCCAGTGCGTAGGTGCGTTGATGGTCGGGCGCATGCTGGCCACTGAGCGCGTGCAGTCGCAGGTGCTGGACGCAAGCCGCCAGTTTGTCGAAAAGGCCTTGCATGAAGCGGATTAG